One segment of Neobacillus endophyticus DNA contains the following:
- a CDS encoding spore germination protein, producing the protein MVVKKDCINIGKISGGVVNFGGSVINSPKSVSKSIYAAGQGNTGTIIITNTGVSATNQLP; encoded by the coding sequence TTGGTTGTTAAAAAGGATTGTATCAATATTGGTAAGATTTCAGGAGGGGTTGTCAACTTCGGTGGGTCAGTTATTAATTCACCGAAATCTGTATCAAAATCAATTTATGCGGCTGGACAAGGCAACACAGGAACAATAATTATAACCAATACCGGTGTAAGCGCGACGAATCAATTACCATAA
- a CDS encoding spore germination protein, which translates to MKRMTANMPAIIGGPININNITGNGVVDFGDSLFISPKVASKTPGGAGGFNTGALVITNTGASATNYVDPSAIDQPVSGNN; encoded by the coding sequence ATGAAAAGGATGACTGCCAATATGCCTGCGATTATCGGTGGACCCATTAACATAAATAATATCACTGGAAACGGGGTCGTAGACTTTGGTGATTCCCTATTTATTTCACCAAAGGTTGCATCTAAAACCCCTGGTGGTGCCGGAGGTTTTAACACAGGGGCACTAGTGATAACAAATACAGGTGCAAGTGCTACGAATTATGTAGATCCGAGTGCAATTGACCAACCAGTTTCTGGGAATAATTAA
- the lgt gene encoding prolipoprotein diacylglyceryl transferase — MHKDLFNLFGYEVQTHAVLSLLAILLGFGVGLALTRKTIYYQHLQNFLIYGVVGAIIGARIWHVFVFQWPTYSKHPLQILEIWTGGISVEGAIAGGIDTLFIYSRYHKISFLEFADYLSPAMILAQGIGRIACFMNGDAFGSPTGGNFGIVYPKGSYAYNYYGSQPLWPAEVWESQGDMILFCILFMILIFAGQRLVKGWILSFYVFLYFFERFILEYFRGDSPRYYHFTGGQWSAIAIIIVDLGFMIYLTLRDVKYKKARTLN; from the coding sequence ATGCATAAGGATTTATTTAACCTTTTTGGCTATGAGGTTCAAACACATGCAGTACTCTCGCTTCTTGCTATTTTACTCGGCTTTGGTGTTGGCCTGGCTTTAACAAGAAAGACCATTTACTATCAGCATTTACAAAACTTCCTTATTTACGGTGTGGTTGGTGCAATAATTGGGGCTCGAATTTGGCATGTCTTTGTGTTTCAATGGCCGACATATTCGAAACACCCACTCCAAATTCTTGAAATTTGGACAGGAGGTATTTCAGTAGAAGGGGCGATTGCTGGAGGGATTGATACATTATTTATTTACTCACGTTATCATAAAATAAGTTTTTTAGAATTTGCTGATTATCTTTCACCGGCTATGATTTTGGCTCAAGGCATTGGCCGAATTGCTTGTTTTATGAATGGAGATGCCTTTGGAAGTCCCACAGGAGGGAATTTTGGTATTGTGTATCCAAAAGGTTCTTATGCCTACAATTACTATGGTAGCCAACCATTGTGGCCTGCTGAAGTTTGGGAAAGCCAAGGAGATATGATTCTTTTCTGTATCTTATTTATGATTCTTATATTTGCTGGTCAACGGTTAGTTAAAGGATGGATTCTCTCATTTTACGTTTTTCTCTATTTCTTTGAACGATTCATTTTAGAGTATTTTCGGGGAGACTCCCCTCGCTATTATCATTTTACTGGTGGGCAATGGTCAGCAATTGCCATTATTATAGTTGACCTCGGATTTATGATTTATCTAACGTTAAGGGATGTAAAATATAAAAAAGCAAGAACTTTGAACTAA
- a CDS encoding spore germination protein, with protein sequence MPAIINGPLTIESVTTNGIVKFGDVSFITPKTASKTHLGSGGGNTGGAVVTNTIGSATNYMDINVIDQPIIRNN encoded by the coding sequence ATGCCAGCAATTATTAATGGACCATTAACAATAGAAAGTGTTACAACAAATGGTATTGTTAAATTTGGTGATGTATCCTTTATCACACCAAAGACTGCATCAAAAACTCATTTAGGCTCAGGAGGAGGTAACACAGGGGGAGCAGTGGTAACAAATACCATCGGAAGTGCTACAAATTATATGGACATCAATGTAATCGATCAGCCAATTATTAGAAATAACTAA